A section of the Falco rusticolus isolate bFalRus1 chromosome Z, bFalRus1.pri, whole genome shotgun sequence genome encodes:
- the LOC119141783 gene encoding interferon omega-1-like: MNAFGLIQIGLILLCTTTISSLQCNHLPLQQGKVVENSLKLLDKMGKKFPQQCLREKMSFRFPEQVLKPRQKENVKVVVEEIFQHIFYIFSKNLTLAAWDGTALEQFQNGLHQQIEQLEACVIKKQTHYFRSKEVNRLKLKKYFQKLDCFLKDKKHDLCSWEISRAELRRCLQLIDKVIRKLNN; the protein is encoded by the coding sequence ATGAATGCTTTTGGCCTGATACAAATTGGCCTCATACTGTTGTGCACCACCACCATCTCCAGTCTTCAGTGTAATCACCTTCCTTTACAGCAAGGAAAAGTCGTTGAGAACAGCCTGAAACTTTTGGACAAAATGGGCAAAAAGTTTCCTCAACAATGTCTAAGAGAGAAAATGTCCTTCAGATTTCCTGAGCAGGTTCTAAAGcccagacagaaagaaaatgtcaaagtgGTTGTTGAAGAGATCTTCCAACACATCTTCTATATCTTTAGCAAGAATCTGACTCTAGCTGCTTGGGATGGGACAGCTTTAGAACAATTCCAAAATGGACTTCATCAGCAAATTGAGCAATTGGAGGCATGTGTTATCAAGAAGCAGACCCACTACTTTCGAAGTAAAGAAGTCAACAGGCTGAAATTGAAAAAGTACTTCCAAAAATTAGACTGTtttcttaaagacaaaaaacacGACTTGTGCTCCTGGGAGATCAGCCGTGCAGAATTGAGGAGATGTCTTCAGCTGATTGATAAAGTCATAAGGAAGCTGAACAACTGA